The following proteins are encoded in a genomic region of Xenopus laevis strain J_2021 chromosome 3L, Xenopus_laevis_v10.1, whole genome shotgun sequence:
- the st8sia1.L gene encoding alpha-N-acetylneuraminide alpha-2,8-sialyltransferase isoform X1, whose translation MERGGRSERGRTAGDSADEAVGGAGAARCQCPGASHCLLVLHLPRGGATPGTQRNDPAGSTVRPEMGEKPEQRRLLQDTPIKLPLKRCSVVGNGGILKNSRCGEQIDEADFVMRCNLPPLSREYTDDVGTKTQLVTVNPSIIDKRFQNLLWSRKSFVESVSVYKQSYVYMPAFSTKRGTDPSLRVYYTLEDFGTNQTVLFANPNFLRNVGKFWKSKGVHSKRLSTGLFMVSAALSLCEEVTIYGFWPFQMDLGGRHISHHYYDNMLPLSGVHAMPEEFLQLWHLHKSGVLQMQLDQCKKDVSSKKPH comes from the exons ATGGAGAGGGGCGGGAGGTCGGAGAGGGGTCGCACAGCCGGTGATTCCGCAGATGAAGCTGTTGGGGGGGCGGGTGCCGCTCGGTGCCAGTGCCCTGGGGCTTCTCATTGTCTGTTGGTTTTACATCTTCCCCGGGGGGGAGCGACTCCCGGGACACAAAGAAATGATCCGGCAGGTTCTACAGTTCGGCCCGAGATGGGGGAGAAACCGGAGCAGCGGCGACTCCTTCAG GATACGCCCATCAAGCTTCCATTGAAGAGATGCTCTGTGGTGGGAAACGGTGGGATTCTGAAGAACAGCCGCTGCGGGGAGCAAATCGATGAAGCGGATTTTGTCATGCG ATGCAACTTGCCCCCACTCTCCCGGGAATACACTGATGATGTGGGAACCAAAACCCAACTTGTCACAGTCAACCCCTCAATCATCGATAAAAG GTTCCAGAACTTGTTGTGGTCCAGGAAGTCATTTGtggagagtgtgagtgtgtacaAGCAGAGCTACGTGTATATGCCGGCTTTCTCCACCAAGAGAGGGACGGACCCTTCACTTCGGGTCTATTACACATTGGAAGATTTTGGTACCAATCAGACGGTTCTATTTGCCAATCCCAACTTCCTGCGCAATGTGGGCAAGTTCTGGAAGAGTAAAGGGGTTCACTCTAAACGACTCTCCACAGGGCTTTTCATGGTCAGCGCTGCCCTGTCTCTGTGCGAGGAGGTTACAATCTATGGATTTTGGCCGTTTCAGATGGACCTAGGTGGGAGGCACATCAGCCATCACTATTATGATAACATGTTGCCTTTATCGGGGGTCCACGCTATGCCTGAGGAGTTCCTCCAGCTCTGGCATCTCCATAAAAGTGGGGTGCTACAGATGCAGCTGGATCAGTGCAAGAAGGATGTCTCTTCCAAAAAGCCTCACTAA
- the st8sia1.L gene encoding alpha-N-acetylneuraminide alpha-2,8-sialyltransferase (The RefSeq protein has 1 frameshift compared to this genomic sequence), protein MWGRWRGAGGRRGVAQPVIPQMKLLGGRVPLGASALGLLIVCWFYIFPGGERLPGHKEMIRQVLQFGPRWGRNRSSGDSFRKLLQDCCDPPRLFSMTKANTALGENLWYDGEFFQSLTIDNTTRSLFPQDTPIKLPLKRCSVVGNGGILKNSRCGEQIDEADFVMRCNLPPLSREYTDDVGTKTQLVTVNPSIIDKRFQNLLWSRKSFVESVSVYKQSYVYMPAFSTKRGTDPSLRVYYTLEDFGTNQTVLFANPNFLRNVGKFWKSKGVHSKRLSTGLFMVSAALSLCEEVTIYGFWPFQMDLGGRHISHHYYDNMLPLSGVHAMPEEFLQLWHLHKSGVLQMQLDQCKKDVSSKKPH, encoded by the exons ATGTG CAGATGGAGAGGGGCGGGAGGTCGGAGAGGGGTCGCACAGCCGGTGATTCCGCAGATGAAGCTGTTGGGGGGGCGGGTGCCGCTCGGTGCCAGTGCCCTGGGGCTTCTCATTGTCTGTTGGTTTTACATCTTCCCCGGGGGGGAGCGACTCCCGGGACACAAAGAAATGATCCGGCAGGTTCTACAGTTCGGCCCGAGATGGGGGAGAAACCGGAGCAGCGGCGACTCCTTCAG GAAGCTGCTGCAGGATTGCTGCGACCCCCCACGTCTCTTCTCTATGACTAAAGCCAATACTGCGCTGGGGGAGAATCTCTGGTACGACGGGGAGTTTTTCCAGTCACTCACCATTGACAACACCACCCGCAGCCTCTTCCCCCAG GATACGCCCATCAAGCTTCCATTGAAGAGATGCTCTGTGGTGGGAAACGGTGGGATTCTGAAGAACAGCCGCTGCGGGGAGCAAATCGATGAAGCGGATTTTGTCATGCG ATGCAACTTGCCCCCACTCTCCCGGGAATACACTGATGATGTGGGAACCAAAACCCAACTTGTCACAGTCAACCCCTCAATCATCGATAAAAG GTTCCAGAACTTGTTGTGGTCCAGGAAGTCATTTGtggagagtgtgagtgtgtacaAGCAGAGCTACGTGTATATGCCGGCTTTCTCCACCAAGAGAGGGACGGACCCTTCACTTCGGGTCTATTACACATTGGAAGATTTTGGTACCAATCAGACGGTTCTATTTGCCAATCCCAACTTCCTGCGCAATGTGGGCAAGTTCTGGAAGAGTAAAGGGGTTCACTCTAAACGACTCTCCACAGGGCTTTTCATGGTCAGCGCTGCCCTGTCTCTGTGCGAGGAGGTTACAATCTATGGATTTTGGCCGTTTCAGATGGACCTAGGTGGGAGGCACATCAGCCATCACTATTATGATAACATGTTGCCTTTATCGGGGGTCCACGCTATGCCTGAGGAGTTCCTCCAGCTCTGGCATCTCCATAAAAGTGGGGTGCTACAGATGCAGCTGGATCAGTGCAAGAAGGATGTCTCTTCCAAAAAGCCTCACTAA